The genomic window CTGGCCGCTGGGGCCGAGCAGGGGATAGAAAAACGGACGCGGAAAATCGGCGTCGAATTGCCACTGCGTGCGGACCACGCCGTCAACTTGAAACTGCAAGTTATGTCGATCGCCGGGAATCACCACACAGCGTGTCGGTGGGCCAAGAGCTGTGTCGGGGGCCTCGGCAGATGCCCCGATGCTAAATCCCAACGCCAAGGCCAGAACGGATAAACCAGTGCAGCGATTGCAAAACGTCATGGGCAGGAATCCTCGATAGGAATATAGAAACGGGCAGAGCGATGATTTTACTCCGAGGGCGAAGGGACTGCAGACAACCTCGGTGCTTCCTTGTGGCGGCCTGTATAGCGGTTAAAATTGGGGTTCGCCACACACCGCAGACTCTGCTCGTTTGCCTGTGGCGATTTCCCCTTGCGCATCCTCATTGCAAAACCGCTGCTCCATGAAACTCCTGTCGGTTCGCTGCAACCACTGTGGGGCGCCTCTCGAAATCCCCAAATCGGCACGGTATGTCACCTGCGGGTTCTGTGACGCGCAGCTGGCCGTGCATCGCTCTGGCAACGCCTACTCCACGGAATTGCTGGAGGAAATCAAGCAGACCACCGATGGGCTGGTCCGCGACGTTGCGCAGCTAAAGAAGTCCACCGAAATCGAACAGCTGGATCGTGAGTGGGAACTGCGTCAAAGCGAGTTACATATCCACGGCAAGAACGGGCGGGTGTCCGTTCCGTCCAAAACGGGTGCCTTGTTTGGCAGCGGGTTCGCCGTGGCATTCGGCGTGTTTTGGATGATCATGGCCGGCGGCATTACATTCGCAGGTGTGGGCATGGGGGCGCCCGCCGTTATCGGCATTTTTCCTCTGTTTGGATTGGTGTTTATTCTGGTGGCGATTTTCGGCGGGATTTCGCAGTACCAAAAAGCTGACGAGTACGAGCGAGCTCGCACTCGATACCAGCAGCATCGCCGCAAACTGCTCCAGGCAAACGCCGAGCAAGAATGACTACGAAAGACGCCACCATGACTGATTTGCCAACCGCCGTGTTTTTGTCCGGCGGGGGAACCACGCTGAAAAATCTGATTCGCGTTCGCGATGCGGGGCAGCTGCCGATTGATTTGAAATTGGTAATCAGCAGTAATCCTAAAGCGGGCGGTCTGAACATCGCACAGGCCGCCGGCATCCCGACTCGGGTGGTTCGCAAACGCGACTACCCTGGTGACGATGCTTACCGCGCCGCGATGTTCGACCCCTGTCGTGAGGCCTGCGTGCAGTTGGTGGTGATGGCCGGCTTCCTAAAACACGTGTTGATCCCGGACGACTATGTAGGCCGCGTGCTGAACATTCACCCGTCCTTGATTCCATCCTTCTGCGGTCCTGGGATGTACGGCCAACGGGTCCACCAAGCGGCGCTGGACAAAGGCGTCAAGGTCAGCGGCTGCACGGTACATCTGGTCGACAACCACTACGACAACGGACCGATCGTGCTGCAGCGGACCTGTCCGGTGCTGGAAGACGATACGGCCGAAACGCTGGCCGCGCGGGTATTCGAGCAAGAGTGCATCGCCTTCCCCGACGCCATCCGGCAGTTTGTGGCCCGACAGGCGAGTTAGCGGACGGATCGACCGTGTCCTAACAATCGACCGTGCTCTAACAGCAGGGATCGGTTAATATAAGACAGACCTTCTACGCTTGTCTGTCACTTCCGGAATCTCTCTGATGCTGAAACGATCGCTGTCGGTTCCCGTTTGGATGCTGGCTTTGCTGGTGTTGCCCAGTGCCGGCTTGCCCGCGGCTCCTCCCGAAAAATTAACCTTGCCGGACTTCGCACTCACCGACCATCGCGGTCGCCAATGGACGCAAGCGGATTTTCAAGAAGCTCCGCTGTTATTGGTTGCCTTTATGGGCACCGAGTGCCCGCTGGCCAAACTGTACGCGGTGCGGTTGAGCGAATTGGATGAACAGTTTGGTGACTCGCTGACGGTGGTTGCGGTCGATTCCAACAAACAGGATTCGTTGACCGACATCGCCAATTACACCTCCACGCACAACATCGAGTTTCCGGTTTTAAAAGACGGTGGCAACCGCTTCGCCGATCAGTTGGGTGCCGAACGAACGCCCGAAGTGTTCTTATTCGATTCCGAACGCCAGCTGCGTTATTGGGGCCGTATCGATGACCAGTTTGGAATCGGCTATGCCCGAGACAAACCCCAGTCCCATGATCTGAAGAACGCCATCGTGGCCTTGCAAACCGGCCGCCGCGTCCGTCCCGAGCGAACTCGCAGCGTGGGCTGCATCATCGGTCGCTCCAAACCCACCGACGAAAACGCCACCGTCACGTTTGCAAACACGGTGGCCAACATTTTGCAGAAGCGCTGTGTGGAGTGTCATCGTGAAGGCGAGGTGGCACCGTTCGCGCTGACCGACTACGAACAGGCTTCGGGCTGGGCCGACATGATCGCCGAAACCGTGGAAGACGGCCGGATGCCACCCTGGCATGCAGATCCGGCGCATGGTGAGTTCAAGAATTCGCGGCGGCTGACCGACGCCGAATTACAGGCCTTGCGGCAATGGGCCGACGCCGGAGCGCCGCAGGGGGATCCGCAAGTCAAAATCGAAGTCCCGCCGCATGTGGCCGGTTGGCAGTTGCCGCGCGAGCCCGATGTGGTGGTTCCCGTCAGCGAGCAACCGGTATCGATCCAGGCCACCGGCGAAGTCCGCTACCAATATTACCGAGTCGATCCGGGCTTTGAGGAAGACGTCTGGTTGGAGGCCGCCGAGTTGCAGCCGGGAAACCGCCGCGTGGTCCACCACATCCTGTGTTTCGCGCGGCCTAAGTCCGGTTCGCGGAAGTTAAACGCCGAACGCGGCTTTCTGGTGGGCTATGTCCCCGGCGCTCGCGTCGAGGGTTTTCCCGCCGGGATGGCCAAGAAGATTGAAGCCGGCAGCGAATTGATCTTTCAGGTTCACTACACTCCAGTGGGCACCCCACAGACCGATCAAAGCCGGTTGGGATTGGTGTTCGCCGATGCGGATTCCATCACGCACGAAATCAAAACCTTCAGCGCCGTGCAGGGCCGCTTGAACATCCCGCCGGGTGCCGCCGACCACGAAGTTTCCGCGGCCACCGATTTATCCGATGCGCTGCTGTTGGGGATGAGTCCCCACATGCATCTACGTGGTAAATCGTTTCGGTATGCGATCGAACGAGAGGATGGCACGGAGGTGATTCTGGACGTGCCCAATTATGACTTCAATTGGCAAACGACGTATGTTTTGGCCGAGCCGCTGCAGACCAAGCAGGGCGAGCGCATGTTGTGCACCGCCGTGTTCGACAACAGCGAAGACAACCCCTATAACCCCGATCCCACCAAGACGGTTCGCTGGGGAGACCAAACCGATGACGAAATGATGATCGGCTACTTCCACTACGCCGTGCCTCGTCAGGAAACCGCGGAAGCCAAGACCGATCGCGCTGCAAAGCTCCGTGAAATGGTGCAGCGAGCGGCCGTGATGCGCGTGTTCGAGCGAATTGATACCGACGCGGATGGGGTGATTACGCGCGAGCAAACACCGGTCAAATATCGCGAAGCCTTCGACCGGCTAAACGGCAACGGCGACGCGGAATTGACGCGCAAAGAAGTCGAAACGGCAAGATTGCCGTAACGGCCCGTCGCTCGCTCCGTAGCTACGCTCGCCAGAGCGTGGGCGGCGGCCTAAACCACCGTCTGGCGACGGTAGCTACGGGTGCTCTGCTACGATGCGAAGTGGGCTTTATTCACGTGCGGGTGGCCGCGGAGGAAATCGGCGGCGGCCATGGCTTTTTTGCCTGCCGGTTGTAATTGATGAATTTGCAGCAAGCGATCGGAAGCGGCTGCGAACAGCGTTTGCCCTTCGACCACGATTTGGCCGCAGGCGAGCGACTCGGCGCGGGGCGTGTCGGTGGGTTCCAGGCTGCGGATCGTGATCCGTGTATCCGCTCGGCCCTCGCTTTTTAGCGTCGTAAAAGCCGTCGGCCAGGGCTGCATGGCTCGCACCTGGCAATCGATCTGGGCGGCCGATTGCGTCCAGTCGATTTGGCCGTCGCTTTTCTGCAACCGCGGCGCCTTGCAGGCTTGAGCGGGGTCTTGGATTTCGCCCCACGCGCTGTTTCCATCCCACAGGGCGAGGTCGCTCAGCGACTGCAGTGTGGCGGCAACCCCATCGTCGGCCAAACGCGCTTCCAGTTCACCCGCCGTTTCGTGAGGATCGATTTTCAACGAGCGGCGAACGACGACGGGCCCGCCATCGAGCTTGGGCGTCATGTGGATCACCGAGACGCCGGTTTCCGTTTCGCCCTTCCACATCGCCCACTGCACCGGAGCGGCGCCGCGATAAGCCGGCAATAGAGAACCGTGCAGGTTCAAGCCGCCGCAGCGAGCCGCTTGCAGCGCGGCGTCGGAAAGGATCTGTCCGTAATCGCAGACGAACAACACGTCGGCGTTTTGAGCGGCGACGGTGGCGATCGCTTCGGGATCATTGATCGAAGCCGGGTCAAACAGCTGCAGGTCGTGCGACTGGGCCCATTGCCGGACCGGCGCCGGTGGCGGTCCTTTACGGCTTTTGCGAACCCGTTCGGGCCGCGTCACCACCAGCGGGATTTCATAGCCCGCCTGGCGGATCGCTTCGAACGAAGGCACCGCAAAGGGACCGGTGCCCATCAACACCACTCGTAGAGAGGGCGTTGGTGTGGGTGGGTTAGGCATACCGGGCAATCCATTGCTCGCGTTGTTTGGCTAATTCTTCGTCGCTGGGGATGGCTCCCCCGGCTTGTTTACTCTTGAAGTCGATTTCGAATTCTTCCAAGGCGCCGCCGAGGTCACGGCGAGCGTCTTCGGTCATCCGGTCGAAGAACATGGTGCCATCGAGGTGGTCGTTTTCATGCTGTAGAACGCGAGCAAAGAATCCCTCGCACTTCAGCTCGATGGCTTGTCCTTTGAGGTCGTAGGCCGACAGCATGATCTGTTTGGAACGCACCACGTCGCCGAACAGTCCGGGCAAGCTGAGGCAGCCTTCGCGATCCGCTTCGCTGCCCTTGGGGCGTTGCAGCACGGGATTGATGATCACTCGCTCTTCCCCTTCGCCGCGTTTGCCCGAGGGATTGACGACAAACATCCGCAGCGGCAGGGCCACCTGATTGGCCGCCAGTCCAACGCCTTCGTGGGCGTACATCAACTCGAGCATTTCTTCGGCCATCATCCGCAATTCTTTGTCAACGCGTTTGATCGGCTGACTTTTGAACCGCAGCATGGGGTGGGGAAAATGAACGATTTCCAGAGACATTCGACTGTTTTGGGGAGACTCGGAACAAGCGGGAAAGACCGTCGATCCATCTTATCGGGATTGCCTGGCCTGAGCGAGGGTGGCGCGGAACGGCAAAAGCTTCGCTACTTTTGCCTTCTGGTTCGCTCTGGTAGAGTCTTTCCAGCGAATCCTCTCACGCGCACCCCCTACACGAAACTGCGGAGCCGGTCTTTACGATGACCATCGACACCTATTCTCTCTGTCCTTGCGGCAGCGGCAAAAAAATGAAGTTTTGCAAATGCAAGGATTCGGTTGGCGAACTGGACCGCGTCTTGAAAATGGTCGAAGGCGGCCAGATGGTGGCCGCCCTGGATCGGCTGAACCAAATCCTCGAAGAGCATCCCTCGGCGGCCTGGGCCCTGGCCGTGCGTGGACGCCTGCTGCTGGACCTGCGGGAATACAGCACCTTGGCCGACAATGCCGAACGCTTTGTCCGCTTGCAGCCTTCCAATCCGATCGCCCTGGCGCAGAAATCCGCCGCTCAGATTTTCAATGGCGACATCAAGCAGGGCACCGAAACTCTGTTGCAGGGATTGAATGAAACCGGCCAGGGCGTCGACTCGTTTGTGCTGGACGTGGCCTCCGTGTTGTCGCTGGCCCAAGCCCAGTCGCGGTGGTTGTTGACCGCCCAAATGTACGCCTTGTTGACAATGTCCGCCCAG from Roseimaritima ulvae includes these protein-coding regions:
- the purN gene encoding phosphoribosylglycinamide formyltransferase: MTDLPTAVFLSGGGTTLKNLIRVRDAGQLPIDLKLVISSNPKAGGLNIAQAAGIPTRVVRKRDYPGDDAYRAAMFDPCREACVQLVVMAGFLKHVLIPDDYVGRVLNIHPSLIPSFCGPGMYGQRVHQAALDKGVKVSGCTVHLVDNHYDNGPIVLQRTCPVLEDDTAETLAARVFEQECIAFPDAIRQFVARQAS
- the def gene encoding peptide deformylase, yielding MSLEIVHFPHPMLRFKSQPIKRVDKELRMMAEEMLELMYAHEGVGLAANQVALPLRMFVVNPSGKRGEGEERVIINPVLQRPKGSEADREGCLSLPGLFGDVVRSKQIMLSAYDLKGQAIELKCEGFFARVLQHENDHLDGTMFFDRMTEDARRDLGGALEEFEIDFKSKQAGGAIPSDEELAKQREQWIARYA
- the fmt gene encoding methionyl-tRNA formyltransferase, translating into MPNPPTPTPSLRVVLMGTGPFAVPSFEAIRQAGYEIPLVVTRPERVRKSRKGPPPAPVRQWAQSHDLQLFDPASINDPEAIATVAAQNADVLFVCDYGQILSDAALQAARCGGLNLHGSLLPAYRGAAPVQWAMWKGETETGVSVIHMTPKLDGGPVVVRRSLKIDPHETAGELEARLADDGVAATLQSLSDLALWDGNSAWGEIQDPAQACKAPRLQKSDGQIDWTQSAAQIDCQVRAMQPWPTAFTTLKSEGRADTRITIRSLEPTDTPRAESLACGQIVVEGQTLFAAASDRLLQIHQLQPAGKKAMAAADFLRGHPHVNKAHFAS
- a CDS encoding redoxin domain-containing protein, with the protein product MLKRSLSVPVWMLALLVLPSAGLPAAPPEKLTLPDFALTDHRGRQWTQADFQEAPLLLVAFMGTECPLAKLYAVRLSELDEQFGDSLTVVAVDSNKQDSLTDIANYTSTHNIEFPVLKDGGNRFADQLGAERTPEVFLFDSERQLRYWGRIDDQFGIGYARDKPQSHDLKNAIVALQTGRRVRPERTRSVGCIIGRSKPTDENATVTFANTVANILQKRCVECHREGEVAPFALTDYEQASGWADMIAETVEDGRMPPWHADPAHGEFKNSRRLTDAELQALRQWADAGAPQGDPQVKIEVPPHVAGWQLPREPDVVVPVSEQPVSIQATGEVRYQYYRVDPGFEEDVWLEAAELQPGNRRVVHHILCFARPKSGSRKLNAERGFLVGYVPGARVEGFPAGMAKKIEAGSELIFQVHYTPVGTPQTDQSRLGLVFADADSITHEIKTFSAVQGRLNIPPGAADHEVSAATDLSDALLLGMSPHMHLRGKSFRYAIEREDGTEVILDVPNYDFNWQTTYVLAEPLQTKQGERMLCTAVFDNSEDNPYNPDPTKTVRWGDQTDDEMMIGYFHYAVPRQETAEAKTDRAAKLREMVQRAAVMRVFERIDTDADGVITREQTPVKYREAFDRLNGNGDAELTRKEVETARLP